From Mumia sp. ZJ1417:
GTCGTGCGTGACCGACGCCCGGATGCCTTCGGTCCGCAGTCGCGCCGCGGTGATCTCGGCACCGTGCTGGTCCTTGCACCGAGCGACGGGGACGAGCATCCCGTACGAAGGGAGCCGGACGCGCTTGCCGGGGGAGTGCGCCCACTTGAGGATCAGGGCCAGCCCGGCCACGGCGAGCAGACTGATGAGAGGTACGAACGCGTACCCGACGAGAGCCCCACTGCCGCCCATACCGTCAGTGTGCACCCGCGGGCTCCCGATGTGACCCTCGTGACTCCGATCACGTGGGTGTTACCGACCGGTCACAAGCGTCTAACCTAAGCCGCATGGCCGACAAGACCCCTCGCGATCGCCCCTGGGTGATGCGCACCTACGCCGGGCACTCCTCGGCGGCTGACTCCAACGCGCTGTACCGCCGCAACCTCGCGAAGGGGCAGACGGGTCTGTCCGTCGCGTTCGACCTGCCGACCCAGACCGGCTACGACCCCGACCACGAGCTCAGCCGCGGCGAGGTCGGCAAGGTCGGCGTGCCGGTCCCCGACCTCGGGGAGATGCGCCGCCTTTTCGAGGGCATCCCTCTCAACACGATGAACACCTCGATGACCATCAACGCGACGGCCATGTGGCTGCTCGCGATGTATCAGGTCGTCGCGGAGGAGCAGGCGCGCGAGGCCGGCGAGGACCCGCAGGAGTGGATCGGCCAGCTCGCGGGGACCACCCAGAACGACATCATCAAGGAATACCTCTCGCGTGGGACGTACGTGTTCCCGCCGGCGGCCTCGATCCGGCTGACGACCGACATGATCGCCTACACGGTCGTCAACATGCCCAAGTGGAACCCGCTCAACATCTGCAGCTACCACCTGCAGGAGGCCGGCGCGACGCCGGTGCAGGAGCTTGCCTACGCCCTATCGACGGCGATCACGATCCTCGACGCGGTCCGCGACGCCAGGCAGGTGCCGCCGGAGGAGTTCGAGAAGGTCGTCGGACGCATCTCGTTCTTCGTCAACGCGGGTGTCCGGTTCATCGAGGAGACGTGCAAGATGCGCGCCTTCGGCCAGCTGTGGGACGAGATCACGCGCGAGCGCTACGGCGTGCAGGACCCCAAGATGCGGCGCTTCCGCTACGGAGTCCAGGTCAACTCGCTCGGGCTCACCGAGGCACAGCCGGAGAACAACGTGCAGCGCATCGTGCTCGAGATGCTCGGCGTCAGCCTGAGCAAGAACGCCCGCGCCCGCGCCATCCAGCTGCCGGCGTGGAACGAGGCGCTCGGCCTCCCACGTCCGTGGGACCAGCAGTGGTCCCTGCGTCTCCAGCAGGTTCTCGCGTACGAGTCGGACCTGCTCGAGTACGGCGACATCTTCGACGGCAGCCACGTCATCGAGGCCAAGGTCGCCGAGCTGGTCGCCGGCGCCAAGGAGGAGATCGACCGTGTCCAGGCGATGGGCGGTGCGGTCGCCGCGGTCGAGTCGGGCTACATGAAGCAGGCGCTGGTTGCCTCCCACGCAGCGCGTCGCGCGCAGATCGAGGCGGGCGACCAGCTCGTCGTCGGCGTGAACGCCTACAAGGAGACCGAGGAGTCGCCACTGACGGCCGACCTCGACGCGGCGATCCAGACCGCCGACCCGTTGGCCGAGGCGAGCGCCATCGAGCGCGTCATCGCGTGGCGCGGGCAACGTGACGAGGCGGAGGTCGCCGAGGCGCTGGAGCGGCTCCGCACCGACGCCAAGACCGACGCGAACCTGATGGACGCCACGCTGGCCGGTGCGCGCGTCGGCGTGACGACCGGTGAGTGGGCAGGCGCGCTGCGCGAGGTGTTCGGCGAGTTCCGCGCGCCGACCGGTGTGACGGGGGTGGTCGGAGTGGCCGAGGCAGGAGCAGAGCTCACCGCGGTACGCGAGCGTGTGAAGGCGACCGGGGAGGAGCTCGGCGGACGGTTGCGTCTGCTCGTCGGCAAGCCTGGCCTGGACGGACACTCCAACGGCGCCGAGCAGATCGCGGTGCGTGCGCGCGACGCTGGGTTCGAGGTCGTCTATCAGGGCATCCGCCTGACCCCGACACAGATCGTCGCGGCGGCCGTGGACGAGGACGTCGACTGCATCGGGTTGTCGATCCTCTCCGGGTCGCACATGGAGCTCGTCCCCGACGTGCTGTCGCTGCTGCGCGAGGCGGGGATCGGGGACGTGCCGGTCGTCGTCGGCGGCATCATCCCCGAGTCCGACGCACGGCGTCTCATCGAGGCGGGTGTCGCGGCGGTCTACACGCCGAAGGACTACGGCATGACGCAGATCATGGACGACATCGTCGACGTGATCCGCAGGGCCAACGATCTGGCCTGAGGCTAGCCACGCCTTGCTGGTATGCGTCCGTACCTCCGACTAGCGTCGGGGGTACGGACGACGACGCGGGCAGGGAGCCCGCAGCGAGGAGTGAGGCACATGGCATCCGACAAGTTCGCGGCGCTGCTCAGCGAGCAGGTGGGGCACGAGTTCGCCGCACACCAGCAGTACGTCGCGATCGCGTGCTACTACGACGCGCTCACCATGCCGCGCATGGCGGCGCTCTTCTTCCAGCAGGCGCTGGAGGAGCGCGACCACGCGATGATGATGGTGCAGTACCTCCTGGACGCCGACGTGCCGGTGCGCGTCCCGGGCGTCGCTGACCCGATCAACGACTTCGACGACGCGGTCGCGCCGGTGACATTGGCGCTTGCCCAGGAGAAGCGGGTCACCGACCAGATCAACGAGCTGACCCGCGTGGCGCGCGACGCGAACGACTTCGCGTCCGACCAGTTCATGCAGTGGTTCATCAAGGAGCAGGTCGAGGAGGTCTCCAAGATGAGCGACCTCCTCGCCGTCGTGACCCGGTCGGCGGACGACCTCGAGGCGATCGAGCACTGGGTCGCTCGCGAGGAGAAGGGCGAGGCGGCCGATCCGACCGCCCCGCCGGTCGCCGGGGCCTGAGACACCCGGCGGACCCGTGCGAGTCCTGGTGGTCGGGGCCGGTGTCACGGGACTGACGTGCGCCGTGGTGGCTGCTGAGCGCGGCCACCACGTCGACGTCCTCGCGCGCGACCTGCCGCGCGAGACGACCTCGGCCGTCGCCGCGGCCTGCTGGTATCCGTACCTCGCGTTCCCCGTCGACCGCGTCCTCGGCTGGGCCCGCAGGTCGTACGAGGTGTTCGCCGCGCTCGCCGCGGACGAGTCGGACGGAGGTCCGGGCGTGCTCGTACGGCGCACTCAGGAGCTGCTGCCCGAGCGGTCGCCCGATCCGTGGTGGCGCGAGGCGGTGCCGGACCTGCGCCGGATCGCCTCGCCTCCGGACGGCTACGCCGACGGGTGGACGTTCGACGGGGCGGTCGCGCACATGCCGCGCTACCTCGACTACCTCGAGCGTAGGCTCGCTGCGTCCGGCGGCACGGTCACCCGCATGGCGCTGTCGGCCCTGCCACCCGGGGCGGACGCGGTCGTGAACGCTTCGGGTCTCGGCAGCCGGCTGCTGAGCAGTGACGAGACCACCAGCCCCGTACGAGGTCAGGTGCTGCGCCTCCCGCCCGTTCCCGGAGTCGACGAGGTGGTCCTCGCGGACCGGGACGACACCGTCACGTACGTCGTGCCGCGCGGCGACGACGTCGTGGTCGGGGGCACAAGTGAGCCCGGAGTCTGGGACCTCGCCCCTCGTACGCAGGACTCCGAGGCGATCCTGGCACGTGCCGCCGCGCTGGTCCCGGCGCTTCGCGGTGCACCGGTGCTCGGCGTCCGGGTCGGACTGCGGCCCGCGCGTCTGACCGTGCGGCTCGCGCTCGAGCGGCGCGAGGGCGCGAGCCCCGTCGTGCACTGCTACGGGCACGGCGGTGCTGGCGTGACACTGTCGTGGGGGTGCGCCGACGAGGTCGCCGACCTGCTCGACACCCTCTGAGCCGCCGGCGGCGCTGCCGGGTGATCAGCTCGCGGTGAGCTCTTTGAGGGGCTCGTCGATCTCGGCGTCCCGCGCCACGGTGGCCGGTGTCGCAGCGGCGGGCGGCGCCACGGTCTCGGCAAGAGCCTCGAGCTGCTGTGCCGCGCGCCGCGACGCACGCCCGGGCAGAGTCGGGGAGGCTTTCTCGACGCGGGTCCAGTCGGCGCGGATCTCGGAGAGGCGGTCGTCGGTGATGCGCTCGGACAAGATCGCCTGCTCGAGCTGGCGTCGGACGTCGCCGTACTCGGCGCCCGCGCGCTGGTGCGCGGCGATCACGTCCGCGTCGTTGAGCAAGGTGTGCAGCAGCGCCGTGGCCGCTGTCGCGACGGCAAGCGCGCCGGCGGTGACCTGGAGCCACGCGCGCGGCTCCGACAGCAGGCTCGTGAAGCTGGCGGAGGCGGCGAGCGCCGCGAGGACGACCGCCGTCGCTCCGATGAGGCGGTGCCGCCGGCGGGCGGCCTTGGCAGCGAGCCGGTGGCCCTCGTGCCCGACCCGGATGGTGACCAGCCACTGCACGACGGTCGGTTCGTCACCGCGATACGTCCACATGCGCAGGACCGTAGCGGGACCGGCTGCCTTCTTGGGCGAGAATGCGGCGGTCGTCCCAGGGCCCGGGCGTAGACCCCTTGTCATTTCGGACAAACGGGCGTAAGACGGATTACATGATTACCGAGGCTGAGACGGACGAGGTGCGTGGGTGGTTCGCGGGTCGCCTGCCCGAGGGGCTGTTCGAGGAGCTCGTCAGCGTGACCGTCGACCGCGAGGAGATCGTGGTGATCGGACGCATCCCCGAGCCCGCTCTGCCTGAGGGGGCCTCCGACGCCGAGCGGGCAGGTGCGGTCGAGGGTCGGATCCGTGAGTTCCGTGCGCGTACCCGGGACGCGCGGATCGAGGTCGCGCGTGAAGCCCAGCACCGGTTCACCCGTACGGTGTCGTGGGGCGTGGAGTGCGGTGACACGCGAGCGCTCTTCACCCATCTCGCGTCCCCGGTGATGACGCGGCTGCGGCAGCCCGAGCGGCAGGTGCTCGACACGCTCGTCGCCGGCGGTGTCGCGCGCAGTCGCAGCGACGCGCTCGGCTGGTGCGTGCGGCTGGTCCAGCGGCACGCGGACACGTGGCTCGACGAGCTGCGCGACTCGCTCGCGCACGTGCAGCGCGTGCGCGAGCAGGGGCCGGACGCCGAGTGAAGGCTCAATCCACGGCAGCGCGCAGCAGCCGGTCGGCCGCCTCGCCGTAGGCGACGAGGACGACCCGCTCGACCTCGGTCGTGGCGCCGCGGATCGTCGAGACCGCGACGGCGACCGCATCGTCCAGGGGCCAGCCGTACGCACCGGCGGAGATCAGCGGGAAGGCGACCACGCGTGCCTGGAGCTCGTCGGCGACCGCGAGGCTGCGTGCGTACGCCGACCGGAGCAGGTCTGTACGGTCCTCGTGCCCGGACCACACCGGGCCGACGGTGTGGATGACCCAGCGGGCCGGGAGGCGGCCGCCCGTGGTCGCGACCGCGTCGCCCGTCGGCAGTCCCTCTCGATGGCTCGTCACCCGCAGCTCGCGGCACGCCTCGAGGATCTCCGGCCCGCCGGCGCGG
This genomic window contains:
- a CDS encoding methylmalonyl-CoA mutase family protein, which translates into the protein MADKTPRDRPWVMRTYAGHSSAADSNALYRRNLAKGQTGLSVAFDLPTQTGYDPDHELSRGEVGKVGVPVPDLGEMRRLFEGIPLNTMNTSMTINATAMWLLAMYQVVAEEQAREAGEDPQEWIGQLAGTTQNDIIKEYLSRGTYVFPPAASIRLTTDMIAYTVVNMPKWNPLNICSYHLQEAGATPVQELAYALSTAITILDAVRDARQVPPEEFEKVVGRISFFVNAGVRFIEETCKMRAFGQLWDEITRERYGVQDPKMRRFRYGVQVNSLGLTEAQPENNVQRIVLEMLGVSLSKNARARAIQLPAWNEALGLPRPWDQQWSLRLQQVLAYESDLLEYGDIFDGSHVIEAKVAELVAGAKEEIDRVQAMGGAVAAVESGYMKQALVASHAARRAQIEAGDQLVVGVNAYKETEESPLTADLDAAIQTADPLAEASAIERVIAWRGQRDEAEVAEALERLRTDAKTDANLMDATLAGARVGVTTGEWAGALREVFGEFRAPTGVTGVVGVAEAGAELTAVRERVKATGEELGGRLRLLVGKPGLDGHSNGAEQIAVRARDAGFEVVYQGIRLTPTQIVAAAVDEDVDCIGLSILSGSHMELVPDVLSLLREAGIGDVPVVVGGIIPESDARRLIEAGVAAVYTPKDYGMTQIMDDIVDVIRRANDLA
- a CDS encoding ferritin, which translates into the protein MASDKFAALLSEQVGHEFAAHQQYVAIACYYDALTMPRMAALFFQQALEERDHAMMMVQYLLDADVPVRVPGVADPINDFDDAVAPVTLALAQEKRVTDQINELTRVARDANDFASDQFMQWFIKEQVEEVSKMSDLLAVVTRSADDLEAIEHWVAREEKGEAADPTAPPVAGA
- a CDS encoding FAD-dependent oxidoreductase, producing MVGAGVTGLTCAVVAAERGHHVDVLARDLPRETTSAVAAACWYPYLAFPVDRVLGWARRSYEVFAALAADESDGGPGVLVRRTQELLPERSPDPWWREAVPDLRRIASPPDGYADGWTFDGAVAHMPRYLDYLERRLAASGGTVTRMALSALPPGADAVVNASGLGSRLLSSDETTSPVRGQVLRLPPVPGVDEVVLADRDDTVTYVVPRGDDVVVGGTSEPGVWDLAPRTQDSEAILARAAALVPALRGAPVLGVRVGLRPARLTVRLALERREGASPVVHCYGHGGAGVTLSWGCADEVADLLDTL
- a CDS encoding SLATT domain-containing protein translates to MWTYRGDEPTVVQWLVTIRVGHEGHRLAAKAARRRHRLIGATAVVLAALAASASFTSLLSEPRAWLQVTAGALAVATAATALLHTLLNDADVIAAHQRAGAEYGDVRRQLEQAILSERITDDRLSEIRADWTRVEKASPTLPGRASRRAAQQLEALAETVAPPAAATPATVARDAEIDEPLKELTAS
- a CDS encoding O-acetyl-ADP-ribose deacetylase — translated: MIRIEVVQGDITTVRADAVVNAANSTLLGGGGVDGAIHRAGGPEILEACRELRVTSHREGLPTGDAVATTGGRLPARWVIHTVGPVWSGHEDRTDLLRSAYARSLAVADELQARVVAFPLISAGAYGWPLDDAVAVAVSTIRGATTEVERVVLVAYGEAADRLLRAAVD